ACGCTGGTGCCCTGGTAGAAGGCACCGACATGAAGGAGTTGGTAAAGCAGTTTATTGATAAGATTATTGCCGTAGCCAGTGGCGAGGAGGCTCGCAACGAGCGCAACGGCTATCGTGAAATTTCCATTTTCAAGAATGGAGTTACATTGTAATTTTCCATCTTCAGAAATGGAGTAACATTGTAAAACATGGAGTGAGAAGTCGGGAACCGGGATTCTGATAGAGTCCTGTTTCCCTGCTTCTCTCTTCTCATTGAATCATTATGAGTAATCAGTCTCATTAGAATAATTATGAGTAACAAGAAAGGTTTGTTGGCATTATCGCCATTAATTTTGTTGATTGTCCTCATCGTGGCTTACACCCTCTATTCGGCGGATGCGAGTCATAAGGACACGAATCTGTCACTCACGGTGGCATTCATGATAGCCAGCATCTATGCGGTGGCCATCTCGGGCGGAATGCCCATCAAGAAGCGAGTAGATACCTACAGTCGCGGAGCCGGCGCCAACAACCTGATGCTCATGCTCTGGATTTACGTTTTGGCAGGCGCCTTCGCTGCTTCTGCCAAGGCGATGGGAGCGGTGGACGCTACGGTGAACCTGGCGTTGAGTGCCCTGCCTGCCAGCATGATTTTGCCGGGGCTCTTCCTGGCAGCCTGTTTCATCTCCGTATCCATCGGAACAAGCGTCGGCACAGTGGTGGCTCTTGTTCCGATAGCTGCGGGCCTGGCGCACTCCATGGGGGTGAACGTGGGCATGATGACGGCTATCATCGTGGGCGGCGCTTACTTCGGCGACAACCTCTCGTTCATTTCCGACACCACGGTGGTGGCTACGCAGACCCAGAACTGCAAGATGAGCGATAAGTTCAGGGTCAACTCCCTCATCGTGGTTCCTGCCGCCGTCCTCGTACTCGCCGTCTATGGCGTGATGGGCTTCGGCTTGCAGGCGCCTACCCATATTCCTGAGGTGGAATACATGAAGGTAATACCTTATATAATAGTACTCGTCACAGCCATTGCCGGCATGAACGTGATGGCAGTGCTCACCATGGGCACCATCCTCTGCGGAGTCATCGGCATCGGAAGTCATCTCTTGGGATCCACTTCCTCCTATGACCTCTTCGGCTGGTTCTCGGCGATGGGCAACGGAATCGTGGGCATGGGCGAACTGGTAATCATCGCCATGATGGCGGGCGGAATGCTCGAAATCATCCGCGAGAATGGCGGAATCAACTACATCATCGATAAGATTACCGCCCACGTCAACAGCAAGCGTGGCGCCGAACTCTCCATCGCCGCCCTGGTGTCGATGGTGAACATCTGCACCGCCAACAATACTGTGGCGATTCTCACGGTGGGCAACATTGCCAAGAAGATAGGCGACAAGTTTGGCGTGGACAACCGCAAGGCGGCAAGCATCCTCGACACCTTCTCCTGCACCGTGCAGGGCCTGATTCCTTACGGAGTTCAGATGCTTCTGGCGGCGGGACTTGCCAATCTCAGTCCGATGGACATTCTGCCCTATCTCTACTATCCGATGGCCATCGGCGTAGCGGCACTGCTCTCCATCCTGCTGAGATATCCTAAGAGATACAGTTAATAAAGCTCCAGCCTTAGGCAGATTTCTTTCTGCCTAAGGCTGGAGCCAGAAAGAAACAAGATAAATCAATTCATTTAAAACTTTAATACGATGGACTTCTTACAGAGGAACCTTTTTACCAAGTTGCGTTCCGCCCACTTCGGCATTGAAGAGGAGATGGAACCCATGACTACATTCAAGCAACAGAAGATTGCCCAGATGATGAAGAATCTCAACGATGTTCCTGCGGGCGAAGTACGCATGAACAATGGTTTCCTGAACCGACGACTCGCCAACATCCAGGAAAATGAGCGTCACGCCATCGATACTTCCATCGAGACCCTGCATCTGCTGCGCATCATCGTGTCAAACATCAATGGCATTCTTGCCTACGGCATCAACCTGAGCGGCATCATCGAGATGGGCAACTACCTGCGCACCAAGGGCGACAAGGTGGATTTCGTGAAGCTCGACAAGTGGCTCAGCAAGCTGCGCATCCAGCGCATGGCACAGTTGCAGGGCAGCGTACTCATCCTCTTCTTCGATTTCGAACAGGATGAAATTCCCTACGTGCGCCATGTGGAGCGGGGAGCCTACAAGCTCACCCTGCGATCGCTGTATTACAACGAGCAGGACAGGCAGGACATCCACTTCAACGAGACGCAGGCAGGATTCGTGCACGTTACTGGCGGTACCATGCGCAAGAACCTGCGCCGCAGCATGAGGTATCTGGAGTATGCTCCCATCGAAACTATCAGCAACTTCTGCAACAACTTCTTCAAGTCGCTCTCCGAGATTGAGGAGTAGAATCATTTTACGAAGATGATTCCTTTGATGAAGATTCTTAGAAGATGATTCCCTAGAAGAAGTTTACGATAATATAAAATATTAAAAAAATAAGCCCTTAACGCTACGAATATCGCATGATTTTCGTACCTTTGCACGTATGAAACGAATTTTTATAACAATTATATCGACAATACTCACACTTTGCAGTCACGCCCAGGTGCAATGCGAAGATACCTGTAGCCACGTTCATGGCATTGACATGAGCCATTATCAGGGAAAAGTGTTCTGGGAAACCATCGGCGACAACAGCAAGATGGCTTACGTCTATCTGAAGGCTACTGAAGGAGGAACCAATGTAGACAGCAGATACAAGCAGAATATCGACCTGGCGCATCGGTATGGAATGAAGGTAGGTTCCTACCACTTCTATCGTGCCCGTATTCCCCAGCAAACCCAGTTGGAGAACTTCAAGGCGCAATGCCGCCCGGGCGACCAGGATCTGCTCCCGATGATTGATGTGGAAACCAAGAGCGGAATGGAAACAGAAGAATTCTGCGACTCACTCTTCAAGTTCCTCCATCTCGTGGAGAAAGCCTACAGGCAGAAGCCCCTCATCTACACAGGAGCCAATTTCTACGATAATTACCTGTTGGGCAAACTGGACAGCTACAAGCTGATGATTGCTCAATACTCCAAGCGAGTGCCTGTACTCAGAGACGGCAGGGACTTCGAAATGTGGCAATACACGGGTAAGGGAAAGCTCAACGGCGTGAACGGATACGTGGATAAGAGCCGATTCATGGGTAGACACAGATTGCGAGAAATCAGATTCAGACACAGATAAAATATGTAAATCAATAAACATTAAATAAAACTATGGCAATTATAAAATGTCCGGAATGTGGACGTCAAATCAGTGACAAAGCCCCTACATGTCCTAACTGCGGTGTGGAAATCGCAGGAAAGATTATCAAATGCCCTCACTGTGGAGAGATTTATTTCAGCAGTCAGGAAATGTGCCCTAACTGCCATGAAATAGCTTCAGCCGGTTATAGAATTCCAACAACGGTTGCCTCTGGAACTACAGTTAGAACAGAGACTCCGGCTAGAACAGAGACTCCTATGGATTCAACGGAAACTTCGGCTCCTGCTGGTCCAGCAGCTTCTGTTAATCCTCCGACTCCCCCTACTCCTCCTACCCCTCCTGTTCCTCCGGTAAGACAGACTCCGATGGCAGCAGGAAACGGCGGAAACGGAAATAATGGAAACGGCTACGGAAATGGAAGAAACGGAAATAATCCTGAAAATGAAGCCCAGCAGAAAGCCAAGAAGAAGAGTGCCCGAAGCATTCTGATTATCTCGTTGGTCTTCTCTGTTCTGGTTTGCGGAATCCTGTATTATTTCTACGATAATGCCAACCGCAACAAGGAGGAGGAAGCCTACGAGTATGCAATGCAGAGCAGCGACCCGATGGTGCTGCAGAGTTATCTCGACACCTATAAAGACGCAGAAGAGGCGCATCGTGACTCCATCATGGCGCATCTGGAAATGCTCAAGAGCATTGACCAGGATTGGACCAACGCCCTGGTAAGCGGTTCGAAGCAGGCTTTGGAGGATTATCTGCAGAAGTATCCTAACAGTCCGCATAAGCAGGAGGCGTGGAACAAGATTGATTCCATCGACTGGAATGTGGCGAAGGCTGCCGACAACGTACAGGCTTATCAGGCCTACCTCGACGCCCACGCCGACGGAGCACATATTGAGGAGGCTGAGAATGCGATGAAGAAGGCAAAGAGCCGCGACTTGCAGCCAGAAGAGAAGCAGATGGTTAGCGGACTGTTCAGGCAGTTCTTCCAGAGCATCAACTCTCATAATGCCGACGGACTTTCTGCCACGTGCGAAGACATCCTCTCTTCTCTCTTGGGCAAGACTTCTGCCACCAAGGCCGATGTGGTTACCTTTATGGACAAGCTCTATAAGGATAATGTGGCTAACATGAACTGGCACATTAACAATGATTACCAGATTAAGAAGCGCGAGGTGGGAGAAGAAGATTACGAATATCAGGTGCAGTTCTCTGCCGTTCAGAATTTGGATCTCACGGATGGAAGCAAGAAGCAGAACAACTTCAAGATCAATGCCGTGGTTTCACCAGCCGGCAAGGTTTCTTCCTTCAACATGAATCAGGTTACAACAGAATAGTTTATAGTTTACAATTTATAGTTTATAGTTTATAGGTTGTAATGTACAATGAATATAAAAAAGGGTGTGGCTTTTTACAGTCACACCCTTTTTTTTTAATGAGCGCTCAAACATAAATTATTGCGCTTCCTTCATCTGTCTCAACAACTCCTTCTGCTTTTCGTTCAAGCCAGTAGGCAACTTCACG
The Segatella copri DNA segment above includes these coding regions:
- a CDS encoding double zinc ribbon domain-containing protein, encoding MAIIKCPECGRQISDKAPTCPNCGVEIAGKIIKCPHCGEIYFSSQEMCPNCHEIASAGYRIPTTVASGTTVRTETPARTETPMDSTETSAPAGPAASVNPPTPPTPPTPPVPPVRQTPMAAGNGGNGNNGNGYGNGRNGNNPENEAQQKAKKKSARSILIISLVFSVLVCGILYYFYDNANRNKEEEAYEYAMQSSDPMVLQSYLDTYKDAEEAHRDSIMAHLEMLKSIDQDWTNALVSGSKQALEDYLQKYPNSPHKQEAWNKIDSIDWNVAKAADNVQAYQAYLDAHADGAHIEEAENAMKKAKSRDLQPEEKQMVSGLFRQFFQSINSHNADGLSATCEDILSSLLGKTSATKADVVTFMDKLYKDNVANMNWHINNDYQIKKREVGEEDYEYQVQFSAVQNLDLTDGSKKQNNFKINAVVSPAGKVSSFNMNQVTTE
- a CDS encoding glycoside hydrolase family 25 protein, producing MKRIFITIISTILTLCSHAQVQCEDTCSHVHGIDMSHYQGKVFWETIGDNSKMAYVYLKATEGGTNVDSRYKQNIDLAHRYGMKVGSYHFYRARIPQQTQLENFKAQCRPGDQDLLPMIDVETKSGMETEEFCDSLFKFLHLVEKAYRQKPLIYTGANFYDNYLLGKLDSYKLMIAQYSKRVPVLRDGRDFEMWQYTGKGKLNGVNGYVDKSRFMGRHRLREIRFRHR
- a CDS encoding Na+/H+ antiporter NhaC family protein; this translates as MSNKKGLLALSPLILLIVLIVAYTLYSADASHKDTNLSLTVAFMIASIYAVAISGGMPIKKRVDTYSRGAGANNLMLMLWIYVLAGAFAASAKAMGAVDATVNLALSALPASMILPGLFLAACFISVSIGTSVGTVVALVPIAAGLAHSMGVNVGMMTAIIVGGAYFGDNLSFISDTTVVATQTQNCKMSDKFRVNSLIVVPAAVLVLAVYGVMGFGLQAPTHIPEVEYMKVIPYIIVLVTAIAGMNVMAVLTMGTILCGVIGIGSHLLGSTSSYDLFGWFSAMGNGIVGMGELVIIAMMAGGMLEIIRENGGINYIIDKITAHVNSKRGAELSIAALVSMVNICTANNTVAILTVGNIAKKIGDKFGVDNRKAASILDTFSCTVQGLIPYGVQMLLAAGLANLSPMDILPYLYYPMAIGVAALLSILLRYPKRYS